One window of the Zymoseptoria tritici IPO323 chromosome 12, whole genome shotgun sequence genome contains the following:
- a CDS encoding uncharacterized protein (No Trp. Predicted highly glycosylated at Thr and Ser. No reliable hits with protein databases, neither with hypothetical (not significant). Probable M graminicola specific protein (novel gene). unknown function.): MRASTLSLLALFSFATAQSSSTSAASSTSTSTSSGCGQQIDNIIFLCLQTTRAQLSSCSTTDQTCLCTQQTVVLSCYDNCPKSPQRPAAKSLQEQYCASVVSSSSAAAAAMSSAMAAAATTSGASATGSGVVIAPGSGGARVSGTSGGAGMGTATGSGAAAASQTGAAGKVGVVEVGGVLAAVVGLAAML, translated from the exons ATGCGCGCCTcaaccctctccctcctcgccctgtTCAGCTTCGCAACCGCAcagtcctcctccacctcagccGCCTCCTCAACGtcaacctccacctcctccggctGCGGTCAACAAATCGACAA CATAATCTTCCTCTGCCTCCAAACCACCCGCGCCCaactctcctcctgctccaccACCGATCAAACCTGCCTCTGCACGCAACAAACCGTCGTACTATCCTGCTACGACAACTGTCCCAAATCACCGCAGCGCCCGGCCGCGAAATCCCTGCAGGAACAATACTGCGCGAGTGtggtgtcttcttcctcggcggcggcggcggcaatgTCCTCTGCcatggcagcagcagcgacgacTTCAGGTGCGAGCGCGACGGGGAGTGGAGTGGTGATCGCGCCGGGGAGTGGAGGCGCGAGGGTTTCTGGGACGAGTGGTGGTGCGGGCATGGGAACTGCGACGGGGAGTGGAGCTGCGGCTGCGAGTCAGACTGGCGCTGCTGGGAAGGTTGGGGTGGTAGAGGTCGGTGGAGTTCTTGCTGCTGTGGTTGGGTTGGCTGCGATGTTGTGA
- a CDS encoding NEDD4 family E3 ubiquitin-protein ligase produces the protein MELPPQPNLRVTIIAADGLYKRDVFRFPDPFAVATISGEQTRTTGVIKKTLNPYWNESFDMRVTEESILAVQIFDQKKFKKKDQGFLGVVNVRVGSVIDLDAGGDEMITRDLRKSNDNLVVNGKLILNLSTNLRAPIANGTSTTGRPAAPSTAPSTNGAASVSTPTAAQSVASLQADRPVSTSGSAQPNRNSTVPAAPAGTTPAANGTSAPARRGNESGFSAFEDAQGRLPPGWERREDNLGRTYYVDHNSRQTTWIRPTANYNAGEQRAQLEQQTNAERTRHQNRMLPEDRAGANSPTLSDRVQASPPAHTPAAAPGAAAAAAGSTTPNNASAAQMVATGATTAGTGELPAGWEQRHTPEGRAYFVDHNTRTTTWVDPRRQQYIRMYGQNAAGNSTIQQQPVSQLGPLPSGWEMRLTNTARVYFVDHNTKTTTWDDPRLPSSLDQNVPQYKRDFRRKLIYFRSQPALRILSGQCHVKVRRTHIFEDSYAEIMRQSPNDLKKRLMIKFDGEDGLDYGGLSREFFFLLSHEMFNPFYCLFEYSAHDNYTLQINPHSGINPEHLGYFKFIGRVVGLAIFHRRFLDAFFIGAFYKMILRKKVNLLDMEGVDAEFHRTLSWAMENDITDVIYSTFSVEDERFGEKVTVDLKPGGRDIEVDNDNKKEYVELITEWRIQKRVEEQFNAFVAGFHELIPADLVNVFDERELELLIGGIADIDVDDWKKHTDYRGYTESDLVVQNFWKCIRGWDAEQKSRLLQFATGTSRIPVNGFKDLQGSDGPRRFTIEKSGEETQLPKSHTCFNRLDLPPYKSYEALNTKLTWAVEETVGFGQE, from the exons ATGGAGCTTCCTCCGCAGCCCAATCTGCGAGTCACCA TCATTGCGGCAGATGGCTTGTACAAGAGAGATGTCTTTC GCTTCCCGGACCCATTCGCAGTCGCAACCATCAGCGGCGAGCAGACGAGGACAACCGGGGTGATCAAGAAGACGCTGAACCCATACTGGAATGAGAGCTTTGATAT GCGCGTGACCGAGGAGAGTATACTCGCAGTACAAATCTTTGACCAGAAGAAGTTCAAGAAAAAGGACCAGGGCTTCCTCGGAGTGGTCAACGTCCGGGTCGGCAGTGTTATTGACCTCGAtgctggtggtgatg AAATGATTACGAGAGATCTCAGAAAATCCAACGATAACCTCGTCGTCAACGGGAAGCTGATACTCAACCTGTCCACCAACCTGCGAGCGCCAATCGCGAACGGAACATCTACCACAGGACGTCCGGCCGCCCCATCGACTGCGCCATCCACGAACGGAGCCGCCTCTGTCTCGACCCCTACGGCTGCCCAATCCGTTGCATCACTGCAAGCCGACCGACCTGTGAGCACCAGCGGCTCAGCACAGCCGAACAGAAACAGTACTGTTCCAGCTGCTCCGGCCGGCACCACACCCGCAGCGAACGGCACGAGCGCGCCGGCTAGACGAGGAAATGAGTCGGGATTCAGTGCGTTTGAAGATGCGCAAGGCAGGCTGCCACCCGGTTGGGAGCGCCGTGAGGACAACTTGGGAAGGACGTACTATGTGGATCATAACTCGAGGCAGACGACGTGGATCCGTCCTACGGCGAACTACAATGCTGGAGAACAGCGTGCTCAATTGGAACAGCAGACCAATGCGGAGCGCACCAGGCATCAGAACCGTATGCTGCCGGAGGATCGCGCTGGAGCAAATTCGCCTACACTATCCGACAGGGTGCAGGCCTCACCTCCTGCACATACTCCTGCCGCAGCACCTGGagctgccgccgccgccgcaggatCCACCACGCCCAACAATGCCAGTGCAGCTCAGATGGTCGCGACCGGTGCTACTACCGCCGGTACAGGCGAACTTCCGGCTGGCTGGGAGCAGCGTCACACACCAGAAGGACGTGCCTATTTCGTGGACCACAACACGCGCACGACTACCTGGGTTGATCCGAGGCGGCAGCAGTACATAAGAATGTACGGCCAGAACGCTGCGGGTAACAGCACTATCCAGCAGCAGCCAGTCTCGCAACTCGGACCTCTTCCCAGCGGATGGGAGATGCGTTTGACCAACACTGCGCGAGTGTACTTTGTGGATCACAacacgaagacgacgacgtgGGATGATCCTAGATTGCCATCTTCACTGGATCAGAACGTGCCGCAGTATAAGCGTGATTTCAGGAGGAAGCTCATCTACTTCCGATCGCAGCCCGCACTGAGGATCTTATCCGGACAATGCCATGTCAAGGTCAGGCGTACTCATATCTTCGAAGACTCGTATGCGGAGATCATGAGACAGAGTCCAAACGACCTCAAGAAGAGGTTGATGATCAAGTTTGATGGTGAAGACGGTCTCGATTATGGTGGCTTGTCGAG AGaattcttcttcctcctttcCCACGAAATGTTCAACCCATTTTACTGCCTGTTCGAATACTCCGCCCACGACAACTACACCCTCCAAATCAACCCTCACTCCGGCATCAACCCCGAGCATCTCGGCTACTTCAAATTCATCGGCCGTGTTGTCGGTctcgccatcttccaccgccgcttcctcgacGCCTTCTTCATCGGCGCCTTCTACAAGATGATTCTCCGCAAGAAGGTCAACCTTCTCGACATGGAGGGTGTCGATGCTGAATTCCACCGCACGCTCAGCTGGGCGATGGAGAATGACATTACGGATGTCATCTACAGCACTTTCTCCGTCGAGGATGAACGCTTCGGCGAAAAGGTCACTGTCGATCTGAAGCCCGGCGGTCGCGATATTGAagtcgacaacgacaacaagaAGGAGTACGTCGAGCTCATCACCGAGTGGCGCATTCAGAAACGTGTTGAAGAGCAATTCAATGCTTTCGTGGCGGGTTTCCACGAGTTGATTCCCGCGGACTTGGTGAATGTTTTCGATGAGAGAGAATTGGAGTTGTTGATTGGTGGTATTGCGGAcatcgatgtcgatgattGGAAGAAGCACACCGACTACCGCGGCTACACCGAGAGCGATCTCGTGGTGCAGAACTTCTGGAAG TGCATCCGCGGCTGGGACGCCGAGCAGAAGTCCCGTCTCCTTCAATTCGCCACAGGAACATCACGTATTCCCGTCAACGGCTTCAAGGACCTGCAAGGGTCGGACGGGCCGAGAAGGTTCACGATTGAAAAGTCGGGCGAGGAAACGCAGTTGCCCAAGTCGCATACTTGTTTCAATCGGTTGGATCTGCCGCCGTATAAGAGTTATGAGGCGTTGAATACGAAATTGACgtgggcggtggaggagacggTTGGGTTTGGGCAGGAGTAG